The Peribacillus sp. FSL P2-0133 genome has a segment encoding these proteins:
- a CDS encoding sigma 54-interacting transcriptional regulator, whose translation MNRLDNYEVLNQLKYIDGITIIDNKGTILFTIKFNPRFHSETLEREEILGESLFSVFPTLNEKSSTLLNALKTGRPIFKGKQEIVDFMGRKIETTNISLPIRAHGKIIGAIELSKERSKEDSTPNNVIEINSEMFKGDKRLLENIRPERAKYTLKDIITDNEEMKNLKRLTEKIAKGSSPVFIYGETGTGKELFAQSLHNASTRAEKPFIAQNCAAIPEALIESILFGTIKGSFTGAENNPGLFEIAEGGTIFLDEINSMPIHLQSKLLRVLQDGYIRRLGDRNIRKVDVRIITASNKRPEDCVKDKDMRLDLYYRLCVMTLNIPPLRERKNDIKPLLDFFISKYNVLLHKNITNVSKEVYDFLLRYNWPGNVRELEHIVEFAINQIDEWEDTLQMKDIEERVKNFIRHCEEEFQIEPLKDAVARLERNMIEKAIHETKNNVSQAAKLLEIPRQTLQNKIRLYEIVPKS comes from the coding sequence ATGAACAGATTGGATAATTATGAGGTTCTGAATCAATTGAAATACATTGATGGCATTACCATTATCGATAATAAAGGGACAATCTTATTTACAATCAAATTTAATCCGCGATTTCACTCTGAAACTCTCGAACGGGAGGAAATATTAGGAGAAAGCTTATTTTCTGTATTTCCTACGTTGAATGAAAAATCGAGCACATTATTAAATGCCCTGAAAACAGGTCGCCCTATTTTTAAAGGCAAGCAAGAAATTGTTGATTTTATGGGACGGAAAATTGAAACCACAAATATTTCTTTACCAATCAGGGCCCATGGGAAAATTATTGGAGCAATTGAATTGTCGAAAGAAAGAAGTAAAGAAGATTCAACTCCTAATAATGTAATCGAAATCAATTCAGAAATGTTTAAAGGCGATAAACGATTACTGGAAAATATTCGGCCGGAACGGGCCAAATATACACTAAAAGATATTATTACTGATAACGAGGAAATGAAGAATTTAAAGCGTTTAACCGAAAAAATCGCTAAAGGAAGCTCACCCGTCTTTATATATGGTGAAACAGGAACAGGAAAAGAATTATTTGCCCAATCACTGCATAATGCCAGCACTCGTGCAGAAAAGCCTTTCATTGCGCAAAACTGTGCAGCCATTCCGGAAGCCTTAATTGAAAGTATTCTGTTCGGTACAATAAAAGGAAGTTTTACAGGAGCAGAAAATAATCCAGGTTTATTTGAAATAGCGGAAGGAGGAACCATTTTCCTGGATGAGATCAACTCGATGCCCATTCATCTCCAGTCCAAGTTATTAAGAGTACTGCAGGACGGATATATTCGAAGATTAGGAGATAGAAATATTAGAAAGGTTGATGTGCGTATAATCACGGCGTCCAATAAACGCCCTGAAGATTGTGTAAAGGATAAAGATATGCGGCTTGATTTATATTACAGATTATGTGTAATGACGCTCAATATTCCGCCATTACGTGAACGGAAAAATGATATTAAGCCTTTATTGGATTTTTTCATCTCTAAATATAATGTGCTGCTTCACAAAAATATTACCAACGTATCCAAAGAAGTATATGACTTTCTCTTGAGGTACAACTGGCCAGGGAATGTACGGGAATTGGAACATATTGTTGAATTTGCGATCAATCAAATAGATGAATGGGAAGATACACTTCAAATGAAAGATATTGAAGAGCGTGTGAAAAATTTCATTAGACATTGTGAAGAAGAGTTTCAGATTGAACCATTAAAAGATGCTGTTGCCAGATTAGAAAGGAACATGATCGAAAAAGCAATCCATGAAACCAAAAACAACGTATCGCAAGCAGCTAAATTACTCGAAATACCAAGACAGACTTTGCAAAATAAGATCCGATTGTACGAAATAGTGCCCAAAAGCTAA
- the nhaC gene encoding Na+/H+ antiporter NhaC, translating to MNEVEKKVSLKVALLTILVLITVLSIGNGILKLPTDIVFIVATIAISIVLLTQGFKGKELQEYFVDGCKKSLLVVLILMSVGMVIGSWIVSGIVPSIIFYGLKLLSPTVFLVSGFLILCVTSFFIGSAYASAGTLGVAFMGIGYGMGIPPALTAGMVVSGAIFGNKISPFADTTNLAVAVTGVELTSHIRSMLYSVLPILVISTILYGIQGMKFSHNSLDVTKIDLITDTLSEHFVISPFLLLVPVITILLAAKKVPPLIALLISALGGVIAAALIQTNYDINTIFTALSKGFQIQTGVEQVDNLLNRGGIASMMPTVTLSILILGFGEILQRTGIVSAILGSIKNAIKSARSLVLTTLFSGLVTDMLTASQYMSIILPGQMFKSAYKKHNVSLTVLSRTLEDGGTMFSYLVPWSLTAIYLSGVLGVSTLDFFPYAYQAVLTPILAIIYALTGFAIFKEKGNVNKDKENPEEKTFMQKKISND from the coding sequence ATGAATGAAGTTGAAAAAAAGGTTTCACTCAAGGTGGCATTGCTGACTATTCTTGTATTGATAACGGTTTTATCAATCGGTAACGGCATTTTGAAACTGCCTACTGATATCGTATTTATTGTCGCAACGATCGCAATTTCCATCGTTCTATTAACACAGGGATTTAAAGGCAAGGAACTGCAAGAATATTTTGTTGATGGTTGCAAGAAATCATTGCTGGTCGTGTTGATTTTAATGAGTGTAGGTATGGTTATTGGTTCTTGGATTGTTTCGGGGATTGTTCCCTCCATTATTTTTTATGGACTAAAATTATTGTCTCCCACCGTGTTTTTAGTATCAGGCTTTCTGATATTATGTGTTACCTCCTTTTTTATCGGCAGCGCTTATGCATCAGCCGGAACACTTGGGGTTGCATTTATGGGCATTGGCTATGGAATGGGAATACCACCTGCATTAACGGCAGGCATGGTTGTATCGGGGGCCATATTTGGAAATAAAATCTCGCCATTTGCCGACACTACTAACTTGGCAGTGGCAGTTACGGGTGTTGAACTCACGAGCCATATTCGGTCCATGCTTTATTCCGTTCTCCCCATACTAGTCATCAGTACCATCTTGTATGGAATTCAGGGAATGAAGTTTTCCCATAATTCTTTGGATGTGACCAAAATAGATTTAATTACAGATACATTGTCTGAACACTTTGTAATCAGCCCCTTTTTGCTGCTTGTACCGGTTATAACGATTTTATTGGCTGCCAAGAAAGTTCCCCCATTAATTGCCTTATTAATATCAGCCTTAGGCGGGGTGATTGCTGCTGCTTTAATTCAAACAAATTATGATATAAACACCATTTTCACCGCACTATCTAAAGGATTCCAAATACAAACCGGTGTCGAACAAGTCGACAACTTACTTAATAGAGGCGGTATAGCAAGCATGATGCCGACTGTTACTCTATCTATTTTAATTCTCGGTTTTGGAGAAATATTACAAAGAACAGGGATTGTAAGTGCTATTCTAGGCAGCATTAAGAATGCGATCAAAAGTGCACGAAGTCTTGTTTTAACAACCTTATTCTCAGGATTAGTGACAGATATGCTTACAGCAAGCCAGTATATGTCCATAATATTGCCTGGTCAAATGTTTAAATCCGCTTATAAAAAACATAACGTATCGCTAACCGTCCTTTCCAGAACATTAGAAGATGGCGGAACCATGTTTTCCTATCTCGTTCCTTGGTCGTTAACAGCCATTTATTTATCAGGGGTACTGGGAGTCTCGACTTTGGATTTTTTCCCTTATGCTTATCAAGCCGTCTTAACAC
- a CDS encoding PepSY-associated TM helix domain-containing protein has protein sequence MSKSVKLYQLSRKIHKWTGLVLSVFFMFIAVTGLVLVYMLPLGVADELRTGKEAGPDQAIPMEKVVSIATSQDLPGADSVEDIFRIEYRPSANVYQVRFNNGQNVQIDVSTGKVLSTNPDYSTFLITLHDGTFFGDWYRYSILTMTGLSLILLSFSGYYMFGYPLYKRLMAKKKQP, from the coding sequence TTGTCGAAATCTGTAAAGTTGTATCAATTAAGCCGAAAAATACATAAATGGACTGGATTGGTTTTATCCGTTTTTTTTATGTTCATCGCAGTCACAGGCCTCGTGCTTGTTTATATGTTACCACTCGGAGTGGCTGATGAGTTAAGGACGGGGAAAGAGGCAGGTCCAGATCAAGCGATACCTATGGAGAAGGTCGTGTCCATTGCTACGTCACAGGATCTTCCAGGTGCAGACTCGGTTGAAGATATATTTAGAATTGAATATAGACCAAGTGCAAATGTGTACCAGGTTCGCTTTAATAATGGTCAAAATGTTCAAATAGATGTGAGTACGGGAAAAGTGTTATCCACAAATCCAGATTACTCGACGTTCCTCATCACTTTGCATGATGGAACCTTCTTTGGTGATTGGTATAGATACAGTATCCTCACAATGACCGGTTTATCCTTAATCCTGCTGTCATTTTCAGGGTATTACATGTTCGGGTATCCTCTTTATAAGCGTCTAATGGCGAAAAAAAAGCAACCTTAA
- a CDS encoding aspartate/glutamate racemase family protein, whose protein sequence is MKTIGLIGGMSWESSLEYYRLINEEVKAKLGGLHSAKCILYSVDFEEIERYQAEGDWESSGKLLADVALSLEKAGAEMIVICTNTMHKVVGYIEEKVSLPILHIADSTAKQIKKSKISTVGLLGTKYTMEQDFYKTRIESNGIKVLIPNDEDRKVINKVIYEELCLGEIKQSSRDHYKKIIKGLVDEGAEGIILGCTEIGLLVKPEDSEVPLFDTAAIHAVDTVNMALEK, encoded by the coding sequence GTGAAAACTATTGGCCTTATTGGCGGAATGAGCTGGGAATCGTCGCTGGAATATTATCGACTCATTAATGAGGAAGTGAAAGCCAAATTGGGAGGATTGCATTCAGCCAAGTGCATTTTATATAGCGTGGATTTTGAAGAAATTGAACGCTATCAAGCTGAAGGGGATTGGGAAAGTTCCGGTAAATTATTAGCCGATGTAGCTCTGTCTTTGGAAAAGGCAGGTGCCGAAATGATTGTCATCTGTACAAATACGATGCATAAAGTGGTCGGATATATTGAAGAAAAAGTCAGTTTACCGATTTTACACATTGCTGATTCAACCGCAAAACAAATTAAAAAGTCCAAAATCAGTACGGTTGGTTTACTTGGCACTAAATATACGATGGAGCAAGACTTTTATAAAACACGAATTGAGTCTAATGGTATCAAGGTTTTGATACCAAATGACGAGGATAGAAAAGTGATCAATAAAGTAATTTATGAAGAATTATGTTTAGGGGAAATCAAACAATCATCAAGAGATCATTACAAAAAGATTATCAAGGGGTTAGTGGATGAAGGAGCGGAAGGAATAATATTAGGCTGCACCGAAATTGGATTACTGGTAAAACCAGAGGATTCAGAAGTGCCATTATTTGATACGGCCGCAATCCATGCCGTAGATACTGTTAATATGGCATTGGAAAAATGA
- a CDS encoding alanine dehydrogenase encodes MKIGMPREIKAGEDRVVFTPIETAELVGDGHCVLIETEAGLKAGFTDKEYVEAGAHIRLTMDEIYKEADFIVKVKEISPEEYELLRENQLIFACLHPASNREEVDVLMKKKVIALTAEDSHRYGSPNCEVAGKLGALMGAYHLLSINGGNGQLICGVGGAPGANVLVLGAGIVGKAATEIVSALGADVTLMDINIGALRHCQEIFPKNVNTMISNQQSIKKVLQDIDLVINCVKWPKHRKDHLITRDMLKIMKKGSVIVDISADVGGAIETYKPTTHADPTYVLDGVVHYGVDNIPGAAPHTASKAYAAAVLPHIRSIANNGVAEACRRDGFLRRSLTVYKGILTHEETCVVQGREFTFPEEALGLTDRNDLDFVPNATTTKLPMKMS; translated from the coding sequence ATGAAAATTGGTATGCCGAGGGAAATCAAGGCTGGAGAAGATCGCGTTGTATTTACACCAATAGAAACTGCTGAGTTAGTCGGAGATGGGCATTGCGTGTTGATCGAGACAGAAGCTGGTTTGAAAGCTGGCTTCACTGATAAGGAGTATGTGGAAGCAGGCGCACATATCAGACTGACCATGGACGAAATATATAAGGAAGCCGACTTTATTGTGAAAGTTAAGGAAATTTCACCCGAAGAATATGAGCTGTTGAGGGAAAATCAATTGATCTTCGCCTGCCTCCATCCGGCTTCAAACAGAGAAGAAGTGGACGTATTAATGAAGAAAAAGGTGATTGCACTTACGGCAGAGGATTCCCATAGATACGGTTCCCCGAATTGCGAAGTTGCAGGCAAATTAGGCGCTTTAATGGGAGCTTATCATTTGCTTAGTATTAATGGAGGAAACGGACAGCTTATATGCGGAGTCGGCGGCGCACCGGGAGCGAATGTCCTGGTCCTTGGTGCTGGAATTGTTGGAAAGGCAGCTACAGAAATTGTTTCCGCCTTAGGTGCTGACGTTACCCTGATGGACATCAATATAGGTGCATTAAGACATTGCCAAGAAATTTTCCCTAAAAATGTAAACACAATGATATCCAATCAACAAAGCATCAAAAAAGTCCTTCAAGATATAGACTTAGTCATCAATTGTGTTAAATGGCCAAAACATAGAAAAGATCATTTAATTACTAGAGATATGTTAAAAATCATGAAAAAAGGTTCAGTGATTGTAGACATCAGTGCGGATGTTGGCGGGGCAATTGAAACCTATAAACCGACAACACATGCAGACCCTACTTATGTGTTGGACGGCGTAGTTCATTACGGAGTGGATAATATACCAGGAGCTGCACCACATACTGCCTCTAAAGCCTATGCTGCAGCCGTGCTGCCTCATATCCGGTCCATCGCGAACAACGGTGTAGCCGAGGCGTGCAGGAGAGATGGATTCTTAAGAAGAAGCTTAACCGTATATAAAGGCATTCTTACACATGAAGAAACATGTGTCGTTCAAGGCAGGGAATTCACATTTCCGGAAGAAGCACTGGGTTTAACGGATCGCAATGATCTCGATTTTGTACCTAATGCTACAACTACAAAATTACCGATGAAAATGAGTTAG
- a CDS encoding GNAT family N-acetyltransferase: MIEMLPLTSENMEQCIELYMNVFNREPWNESWTYETAKERLSDLFHTPKFLGFLFQVDHNTVGFVAGNSKVSYQGLTFYLAELCVNNEMQGKGHGSKMLQSLEDELQKREIKSLYLLTANDGLAEAFYLKNDYIVNEDRVVMKKNL; encoded by the coding sequence ATGATAGAAATGCTGCCACTGACATCGGAGAATATGGAGCAATGTATTGAACTCTACATGAACGTGTTTAATCGTGAACCATGGAATGAAAGTTGGACATATGAAACGGCTAAAGAGAGACTTTCCGACTTATTTCATACGCCTAAATTTCTTGGCTTTTTATTTCAGGTTGATCACAATACTGTTGGTTTTGTTGCTGGAAATAGTAAGGTGTCTTATCAAGGTTTAACTTTTTATTTGGCAGAACTTTGTGTAAATAATGAAATGCAAGGTAAAGGGCATGGCTCAAAGATGCTTCAATCTTTAGAAGATGAACTGCAGAAAAGAGAGATTAAAAGTCTATATTTATTAACTGCTAATGACGGGCTTGCAGAAGCATTTTATCTGAAAAATGATTATATTGTAAATGAAGATCGGGTGGTTATGAAGAAAAATTTATAA
- the fosM gene encoding FosM family fosfomycin resistance protein, translating into MSIKGLNHFLFSVSNLERSIEFYRNVFDAKLLVKGINTAYFDLNGMWLALNAEKDIPRNEISQSYTHIAFSIEEADFMNMYEKLKELKVNILSGRPRDEKDKKSIYFTDPDGHKFEFHTGTLQNRIDYYKQEKAHMEFFD; encoded by the coding sequence GTGTCTATAAAAGGTTTGAATCACTTTTTATTTTCAGTTTCTAATTTAGAGAGATCCATTGAGTTTTATCGAAATGTTTTTGATGCAAAATTGTTAGTTAAGGGGATAAACACTGCCTATTTTGATTTGAATGGAATGTGGCTTGCCCTGAATGCAGAAAAGGATATACCCCGTAATGAAATAAGCCAATCATACACACATATAGCATTTTCCATAGAAGAAGCTGACTTTATGAACATGTACGAGAAACTAAAGGAATTGAAAGTAAACATCCTGTCAGGACGTCCAAGAGATGAAAAAGATAAGAAGTCCATTTATTTCACTGATCCAGATGGTCATAAGTTCGAGTTTCATACAGGTACTTTACAAAACAGAATAGATTACTACAAACAAGAAAAAGCACATATGGAGTTTTTCGACTGA